The proteins below come from a single Bacteroidales bacterium genomic window:
- a CDS encoding diacylglycerol kinase family lipid kinase, whose amino-acid sequence MEQKAKELDKWFVVVNPNAGNRKIKRDWPEIKKLMANQGLAFDFAMTEGPLHAIELTGKALLKGYKKFIAIGGDGTLNEVANAMINFEGYNAAEYLLGLIPVGTGNDWGRMFNIPKNYKPAINTIAEGKTFLQDVGKISYFNGEKPETRYFINIAGMGFDALVAQKTNRQKAAGRGNVLSYFVNLFTSLFQYESRIIQVELDDKKFNFHTFSMSVGICKYNGGGMMQLPNAIPDDGLLDITIIKKIGLGTVLAQLRNLYTGRFIKHPKVATFTARNVKITSRKNGFMMEADGESLGQAPFDVNILPRALKVIVGKEFVL is encoded by the coding sequence ATGGAACAAAAAGCAAAGGAGTTGGACAAGTGGTTTGTCGTTGTCAACCCAAACGCCGGCAATCGCAAAATTAAAAGGGACTGGCCTGAAATTAAAAAATTGATGGCTAACCAAGGATTAGCTTTTGATTTTGCGATGACTGAAGGCCCCCTGCACGCCATTGAACTTACCGGAAAAGCTTTGCTGAAAGGCTATAAAAAATTCATTGCCATTGGCGGCGACGGTACCTTGAATGAAGTTGCCAATGCAATGATAAACTTTGAAGGATATAATGCCGCTGAGTATTTGCTGGGATTGATTCCAGTTGGAACCGGGAATGACTGGGGGCGCATGTTCAATATCCCGAAAAACTATAAACCGGCCATCAATACGATTGCCGAAGGAAAAACATTTCTGCAGGATGTCGGTAAAATTTCCTACTTTAATGGTGAAAAACCTGAAACGCGCTATTTCATCAATATTGCCGGGATGGGCTTTGATGCCTTGGTAGCACAAAAAACCAACCGGCAAAAAGCCGCCGGCAGAGGGAATGTCCTCTCCTATTTTGTTAACCTTTTCACCAGCCTTTTTCAGTATGAATCCCGTATCATCCAGGTGGAACTTGACGATAAAAAATTCAATTTCCACACATTCAGCATGAGTGTGGGAATTTGCAAATACAATGGCGGTGGAATGATGCAATTGCCAAACGCCATCCCCGACGACGGTCTGCTCGACATCACGATCATTAAAAAAATCGGGTTGGGAACGGTGTTGGCCCAACTTCGCAACCTATATACCGGCCGGTTTATCAAGCATCCCAAAGTGGCCACCTTCACGGCCAGAAATGTAAAAATCACAAGCCGGAAGAACGGATTTATGATGGAGGCTGACGGAGAAAGTCTCGGGCAGGCGCCTTTTGATGTCAACATCCTGCCCCGGGCGCTGAAGGTGATTGTTGGAAAGGAGTTTGTTCTCTAG
- a CDS encoding O-antigen ligase family protein, producing MKLPGWLSRTNIYVFGLALMLVSLPTSKFLMSIAQFILIFNWLLDRQVIGKFRQFFSNKPALAVASIFFIHVIGLLWTSDFAYAFKDLRIKLPLLAIPVIIATSPKLNRQTFFYLISLFVGANVFGSLFSIGKLLTSDVFEIRNISVFISHIRFALNLSFALFAGIFLFFQKEQIHGFIRWVMLVFSIWLLIFLVLMESITGLGVVLITSLILLLLAVFHIRQFSLKLTSLIIMIAIPVSVFIFLQSLYHQVVPKEPFYHENLDKFTSSGNPYYHDSALFGVENGHWVGQYLEIDELKAGWNARSRVHFDTLDQKGNPVRFTLIRYLTSKGLRKDADGVKALTNEDVQAIERGIANVDQLKESSLSKRIKTVIWEIETYHQTGHLKDNSVTQRLEFWRAGTKIISENLLFGVGTGDIDRAFKEMYPKMKSQLPPEQWWRTHNQYLTVFATLGLFGLLWFIFALTYPGIKLKMFNDYFYFVFFCIASLSMITGDTLDTQAGVTFWAFFTTWFLLGRNEKDPIFT from the coding sequence ATGAAATTACCGGGCTGGTTAAGCCGTACAAATATTTATGTTTTTGGATTGGCGTTAATGCTGGTTTCACTTCCAACATCCAAGTTCCTGATGAGCATTGCGCAGTTCATCCTCATTTTCAACTGGCTGCTCGACCGGCAGGTGATCGGGAAATTTCGTCAGTTCTTTTCCAACAAGCCTGCTTTGGCAGTTGCATCGATCTTCTTTATTCATGTGATCGGCCTTTTGTGGACTTCCGATTTTGCCTATGCTTTTAAAGACCTCCGAATTAAACTCCCCCTTTTGGCGATTCCGGTTATCATTGCCACTTCTCCAAAATTGAACCGGCAGACTTTCTTTTACCTCATCTCACTTTTTGTCGGCGCCAATGTATTTGGATCCCTCTTTAGCATCGGAAAACTTCTGACCAGCGATGTGTTTGAAATTCGTAACATTTCAGTTTTCATTTCTCATATCCGGTTTGCATTAAACCTTAGTTTTGCTCTGTTTGCCGGTATTTTCCTGTTTTTTCAAAAAGAACAAATCCATGGGTTTATTCGCTGGGTGATGCTGGTATTTTCGATATGGCTACTCATTTTCCTGGTGTTAATGGAGTCCATTACCGGTTTGGGGGTAGTTCTGATCACATCACTGATTTTACTTTTACTGGCTGTTTTCCACATTCGCCAGTTTTCTCTGAAGCTGACCTCGTTGATCATCATGATTGCAATTCCGGTCTCGGTGTTTATTTTTTTGCAATCGCTTTATCACCAGGTGGTTCCTAAAGAGCCTTTCTATCACGAAAACCTGGATAAATTTACCAGCAGCGGGAATCCGTATTATCATGACAGTGCGCTTTTCGGCGTTGAGAATGGGCATTGGGTAGGGCAGTATCTTGAGATTGATGAACTAAAAGCCGGTTGGAATGCGCGCAGCCGGGTACATTTTGATACGCTTGATCAGAAGGGTAATCCGGTTCGGTTCACCCTGATACGATACCTTACGTCAAAAGGATTGAGAAAAGATGCCGACGGTGTGAAGGCGCTCACCAATGAAGATGTACAGGCCATTGAACGGGGAATCGCAAATGTTGATCAGTTGAAAGAATCAAGCCTTAGCAAGCGAATAAAAACGGTGATCTGGGAAATTGAAACCTACCATCAAACGGGCCATCTAAAGGACAACTCAGTGACACAAAGGCTTGAGTTCTGGCGTGCAGGAACAAAAATCATTAGCGAAAACTTACTTTTTGGCGTTGGAACCGGGGATATTGACCGTGCATTCAAGGAGATGTATCCAAAAATGAAAAGCCAATTACCGCCGGAACAATGGTGGCGAACGCACAACCAATACCTCACTGTATTTGCCACATTGGGACTATTTGGATTGCTGTGGTTTATTTTTGCATTAACTTACCCCGGAATTAAGCTGAAGATGTTTAACGACTATTTCTATTTTGTGTTCTTTTGCATCGCATCGCTTTCGATGATCACCGGCGACACACTTGATACACAGGCAGGGGTTACTTTCTGGGCATTTTTCACCACCTGGTTTCTGCTTGGCCGAAATGAAAAAGACCCGATTTTCACCTAA
- a CDS encoding YdcF family protein, with translation MKKRENSFGNFWKALKKGIRILVMITGIFSLVMVALSFTPLPYNVHYWLGTHDAKLDCKPDYIVVMGAGGMPGPGGLMRSHFAAEAASLYPDSKIIIALPFDTSNFINSDAYRMFRSIAGSNIDSARFLFETNGTNTYTQACEINHMLENTEDKALLIVSSPEHIRRCILTFRKCGFQQVGGLPTFEAAFSDDLLLTEKERKKRIQEIGRSVSVRYDMWNYLILEIAVIREFTALGYYKLKGYI, from the coding sequence ATGAAAAAGAGGGAAAACTCTTTCGGCAATTTTTGGAAAGCGTTGAAAAAAGGCATTCGCATCCTGGTGATGATAACCGGTATTTTTTCGCTTGTGATGGTTGCGCTGAGCTTCACTCCTTTGCCTTACAATGTGCACTACTGGCTTGGGACGCATGATGCCAAACTAGATTGCAAGCCCGATTACATTGTGGTGATGGGCGCCGGTGGGATGCCGGGCCCCGGAGGGCTGATGCGCAGTCATTTCGCCGCCGAAGCGGCATCTCTTTACCCCGATTCAAAAATTATCATTGCCCTGCCCTTTGACACCAGTAACTTTATTAACAGCGACGCTTACCGTATGTTTCGATCAATTGCCGGTTCTAACATTGATTCTGCGCGCTTTTTATTCGAAACCAACGGAACCAATACTTACACCCAGGCCTGCGAAATAAACCACATGCTGGAAAATACTGAAGATAAGGCCTTGTTGATTGTTTCATCACCCGAGCACATACGCCGGTGTATACTGACTTTTAGGAAATGTGGATTTCAGCAGGTTGGCGGATTGCCCACCTTCGAAGCGGCTTTCAGTGATGATCTGTTGCTCACGGAGAAGGAACGTAAGAAGAGAATACAGGAAATCGGCAGGAGTGTAAGTGTAAGGTATGACATGTGGAACTACCTTATTCTCGAAATTGCCGTGATCCGGGAGTTTACGGCTCTTGGTTACTATAAGTTGAAAGGCTATATTTAA